GCCAGGGCCTCCGCGCCCACGGACCACGTCAGCGTCTCCGGCGCACCCTCCACCCGCGCGCTCCGCACGAACAGGTGTCCCGTGCGCGGAGCCGCCACCGACACCCGCAGCTGCGCTGCATCGCGCGTGAACCACAGCACCGCGCGAGCGTCCTTCCGTGAAGCCAGCCGCTCCGCCTCACGCCACGCGCCACCGGGGCTCGCATCCATGGACGGACCTGCCTCCGCTTCCAGGATCACCGGCAGGTCGCTGCTCTGCCCGCGCACCCGCTCCAGCAGTGAGCGGTCTTCGGATGTGGCCACGCGCGCCACCGCCCGCCACGGCTCGGCCGCCCACGCGGGGCTCCACAGGCCCAGCACCAGGGCCAGCACCACCACGCGCTGCCTCGCGACGGCCTCCAACACGGACATGCAGTAAAACCTACCTTCCAGGGAATTCTACTGGAAGCTCCGCGCCGTGTGGATTGTCTGTCACGCAGTGGAGGGGACGGCGGGAGGGCGGAGGCCACCCGTGCCCGTCCTCCCGGACGCATCGGATGGGCAGGCGCGTGGGCGGCGTCTGTGTTTGGGAAAGGCCCCTGGTTCCGCAGGGGAGAGATTGACGACGGCGTACGGAGCAGGGCTGGTCATTTGACCTTGAGCCTCAGCTTGGGCTTCTGGACCGTCCAGCCGAACTCCCCTTGGACGGTGACGCGGGACAGGGAGGCGCGGATGAGGCGCGAGCCGCCGTACGTCTCCGTGACGAAGGTGTGGTTCTCTCCCTTCTTCTTCACCTCCCCCGTGAACCCCACGTACCCGTGGACCCGGAGGTTCGTGTAGCCGCGCTTGTACAGCGCGATGCACAGGCGCCTCACGTAGAACGTGAGCTTCTTCGGCTTCGCCGGGTGCATCATCTTGTCTTCCTTCACTTCGTCCGGCACCACCTCGGTGTCCTGCTCCTGCTCCTCGGTCGCCGGCAGGTCTTCCGTCTCCTGCTTCTGCTCCGGGATGAAGGACGCGCTGCTTTCGCCCGTGGGGATGGTGAACGGGGCGCTCCCTTCCTGCTGGGGCTCCTCGTCCACGGTGGTCACGGTGGTTCCCTGGGGCTCCTCATCGAGCAGGTTCTCGGTGTTCGCGGGGCCCAGGTAGCCGTACTTCTTCCAGCCGAAGCCGGAGTTGCAGGTCATCACCTTGAGGTCGGTGAGGGTCTTGGGCATGCCCGCCTCCGCGAGCTTCCGGGCGAGCCGCTCCGGCGAGATGGAGACGGGGCCTCGTGTGCCAATCTCGTCGGCGTTGCCGTGAGCGGTGACGTACAGGGTGGACCGCGTCGAGTCGAACGGGACCTTGCTCAGCATGAGGTCCTCGCGGTCCTCCCCCAGCCGGAGGATCTGTTTGTAGAGCCTCCGCGTCTTGTTCTGGATCTTGTACGGGTGCTTCCGGATCCGTTCATGCAGTCCCTTGGCGATCGACAGGACGTCCGCGTGCCCCTCGTCCTTGGGGTTGACCTTGAAGGGCACCAGCACGGCATGGGTGTACATGAAGCACGCTCTCTGGGTTCACCTGTGGAATGCGCCCATCAGCCTGAACAAGAAGCGGTAGAGTCGCAACATGCGGACTTCGACCTGGGTCATGGAGCTGTGCGCACCATGAACCGCCTCCGGGAACTGCGCTCGGTCCTGAACCTCACCGTCCTCGTGGCGGGCTTGGGCTACTTCGTGGACCTCTTCGACATCACGCTCTTCGGCGTGGTGCGCGTCGCGTCGCTGAAGGACCTGGGCCTCACGGACCCTTCGGACATCTTCCAGAAGGGGCTGTTCATCTACAACGCGCAGATGGCCGGGATGATGGTGGGCGGCCTCTTCTGGGGCCTGCTCGGGGACAAGCGGGGACGGCTGTCCGTGATGTTCGGCTCCATCCTCCTGTACTCGGCGGCCAACCTGCTCAACCCCTTCGTCTGGGACGTAAACAGCTACGCCGCCTGCCGCTTCCTCGGAGGCCTGGGGCTCGCGGGAGAGTTGGGCGCGGCCATCACGCTGGTCGCCGAGTCCCTGCCCAAGGAGAAGCGCGGCCTGGGCACCACCGTCGTCGCAACGCTGGGCATGCTGGGCATCGTCGTCGCGGCGCTCGTCGCGCAGTACCTGCACTGGAAGGCGGCCTACGTGACGGGCGGCGTGCTGGGCCTGCTGCTCCTCTTCGCGCGCTTCAAGGTGTCCGAGTCCGCCCTCTTCACCCAGAAGGGCGGCCCCGAGAGGGGCAACCCGCTCCTGCTCCTCACGGGCGGCCGCTTCACGAAGTACCTGGGCTGCATCCTGGTGGGCGTGCCCATCTACTTCACCACCGGCATCCTCTTCGTCTTCGCCCCGGAGCTCACGGCGGGCCTCCACGTCCAGGGCACGGTGACCGCCGGCAATGCCATCCTCTTCGGCAGCGTGGGCCTGACGCTGGGGGACCTGTCGTCCGGCTTGCTGAGCCAGTGGCTCCAGAGCCGCAAGCGCGCCGTGGGCTTCAGCCTGTGCGCCTGGTTCGCGCTGGTGCTCGTGTACGGGCTCATGCCGGGCCTCACCCCGACGCTCATCTACGCGCTGACCTTCCTCATTGGCCTGACCGTGGGCTACTGGGCGGTGCTCATCACCATGGCCGCCGAGCAGTTCGGCACCAACATCCGCGCCACCGTGGCCACGTCCGTGCCCAACTTCGTGCGCGGCTCCGCGGTGATTGCCGCCACCGCCTTCGGCCAGCTCAAGGGCTCCCTGGGCGTGGCGCACGCGGCGCTCGCCGTGGGCGCGGTGTGCTTCGTCCTGGCGCTCGTCGCCCTGGCCCGGCTGGCGGAGACCTTCCACCGCGACCTGGACTACGTGGAGTCCGCGAACCCAGCGAGCGCGGACGCGCCCACTGGCTCCGGAGCCTGAGCGCTCAGTTGGGCGGCGGCACCCGCAGGCGCCACGCCAGCACGCGGCCGTCCAACCCCAGCACGAACACCAGCGGCCCGCGCACCACCGGCCGCGTGCGCAGCGGCGTGTCCGCGCGCACCGTGAACGCGGTCGTCCAGCCCGGGGCCTTGAGCGCCACCAGGTTCCCCGCGTGCCCGGACGTGGGCACCAGCAGCAGGTCCTCCAGCCCCACCTGCACCCGGCCCACCAGCGGCGTGGGCAGTTCCACCCGCGCCACCTCCCGGCCCTCCGCGGTGGACAGCCCCACCAGCGACGACGGGCCCGCGCCCACCCACAGTGCGCCCAGCGCCCTCGCGGGCGGACCCGTCACCCCGTCTGCGAGCCGCTGCTCCCAGCGCGTGCTCCCGTCCTTCACCGACAGCGCCAGCACCCGGCCCGGCCGGGTGGCCACGAACACGGTGTCGCGCTCCGAATCCAGCCCCACCACGTCCGTCACCGGCCGCGACCAGCGAGGCTCACCGCTCCCAGCATCCAGCGCCCACAGCCCGGCGCCGAGCGGCACCACCAGCACGTCCGCCACCAACACCGGCGCCGCCCGGAGCCCCGGGGCCACGGATACCTGTGGCTCCAAGGATTCCACCGGCGCGGACGCCTTGGGCGCCGGCCGCCTCCAGCGCTCCTGTCCGGAGTCCACCGCCAGGGCGCGCACCGCGCCGTCGGGGGCCACCAGGAAGACGGTGTGTCCCGCGTCGTCCACCACGGGTGGTGTCAGCACGGGCGGCTCGCCTCCCAGGCGCCAGCGCTCCTTGCCGTCCTTGAGTGACAGGCAGGCCACCTCGCCCACCACCGTCCCCACGACGACGCTCTCTCCGGCCAGGGCGGGGGGCACCGCCACCTCGCGGCCCAGTCGGGTGGTCCACACCGGCCGGCCCTCGCGGTCCAGGCGCACCACCGCGCCCGCCTCGTTGCCCAGGAGCACCCCGTCCGAAAGGGCCGTGAGCCCCGTCCGCGAGGACGCATCACTGGAGTACTGGAAGGCCGGTTCCACCGGCGCCCGCTGGCACGCCATGACGGCCAGCGTCAACATCAGGCAGCTCACCAGGGGCAGGCGTGGACAGGCGCGGGACGGCATGGTTTGGGGGAGGATGACGCAAGCGAGGAACTTCGACCATGCCCACGATTCGTGACGACGAAACCCCCAACGCCACCGGCATCCCTTCATCCGCCCGGCGTACAGACATCACCCCGCCTCCCACGCTGGCGGTGACGGAGGAGCTGCTCCACGCGCTCCCCAAGACGGACCTGCACTGCCACCTGGACGGGTCCATGCGCCTCAAGACCATCCTGGAGCTGGCCGAGCAGCAGAAGATCAAGCTCATGGCCGACACCGAGGACGGCCTGGCCAAGGCCATCCACATGGGCCAGGTGTGCAAGAGCCTGGAGGAGTACCTCGTCGCGTTCGACGTGACGCTCTCCGTCCTGCAGACGGCCGAGTCCCTCTACCGCGCCGCCTACGAGCTGGCCGTGGACGCCGCCGCGGAGAACGTGCGCTGGCTGGAGGTGCGCTACTCGCCCGCGCTGCACCTGCAGAAGGGCCTGAAGATGACCACCGTCATCGACTCCGTGCTGGAGGGCCTGCGCGCCGCCAAGAAGGAGACGGGCATCAAGTGCGCCGTCATCGTCTGCGGCATCCGCCACATCAACCCGCAGACGTCCATGCGCCTGGCGGAGCTGTCCGTGGCGTACAAGAACCGCGGCGTCGTGGGCTTCGACCTGGCGGGCGCGGAGGCCAGCTTCCCCGCGAAGGACCACCTGGACGCCTTCCGCCTCATCCTCAAGAACAACGTCAACTGCACCGCCCACGCCGGTGAGGCCTTCGGCCCGGAGTCCATCTCCCAGGCCATCCACTCGCTGGGCGCGCACCGCATCGGCCACGGCACCCGGCTGCGCGAGGACGGCGACCTGCTCAACTACGTCAACGACCACCGCATCCCCATGGAGGTCTGCCCGTCCTCCAACGTCCAGACGGGCGCGGTGTCCTCGCTGGAGTCCCACCCGCTCAAGTTCTATTTCGACTACGGCCTGCGGGTGACCATCAACACGGACAACCGCCTCATCACCGACACCACCGTGACGAAGGAGCTGTGGCTGGCCCACCGCAACCTGGGCCTGTCGCTGGAGGACCTCACCACCATCATCGTGTCCGGCTTCAAGAGCTCCTTCCTGCCGTTCCGGGAGAAGCAGGACATGCTGCGGCAGGTGAACCAGGAGATCGCCACCACGCTCGCCGCCTTCGAGAAGCGCCCCGTCGCGGCCATGCGCCAGCCGGCCTGAGCCCTCCGCCATGGACGACACCCAAGGCCTTCCGCCGCCGGACTTCGACCCCGCGCGCGCGAAGGCGGCCCAGGACCTCAAGCTGCCCGCCCTCA
This DNA window, taken from Corallococcus coralloides DSM 2259, encodes the following:
- a CDS encoding MFS transporter, whose protein sequence is MNRLRELRSVLNLTVLVAGLGYFVDLFDITLFGVVRVASLKDLGLTDPSDIFQKGLFIYNAQMAGMMVGGLFWGLLGDKRGRLSVMFGSILLYSAANLLNPFVWDVNSYAACRFLGGLGLAGELGAAITLVAESLPKEKRGLGTTVVATLGMLGIVVAALVAQYLHWKAAYVTGGVLGLLLLFARFKVSESALFTQKGGPERGNPLLLLTGGRFTKYLGCILVGVPIYFTTGILFVFAPELTAGLHVQGTVTAGNAILFGSVGLTLGDLSSGLLSQWLQSRKRAVGFSLCAWFALVLVYGLMPGLTPTLIYALTFLIGLTVGYWAVLITMAAEQFGTNIRATVATSVPNFVRGSAVIAATAFGQLKGSLGVAHAALAVGAVCFVLALVALARLAETFHRDLDYVESANPASADAPTGSGA
- a CDS encoding PQQ-binding-like beta-propeller repeat protein — protein: MLTLAVMACQRAPVEPAFQYSSDASSRTGLTALSDGVLLGNEAGAVVRLDREGRPVWTTRLGREVAVPPALAGESVVVGTVVGEVACLSLKDGKERWRLGGEPPVLTPPVVDDAGHTVFLVAPDGAVRALAVDSGQERWRRPAPKASAPVESLEPQVSVAPGLRAAPVLVADVLVVPLGAGLWALDAGSGEPRWSRPVTDVVGLDSERDTVFVATRPGRVLALSVKDGSTRWEQRLADGVTGPPARALGALWVGAGPSSLVGLSTAEGREVARVELPTPLVGRVQVGLEDLLLVPTSGHAGNLVALKAPGWTTAFTVRADTPLRTRPVVRGPLVFVLGLDGRVLAWRLRVPPPN
- the add gene encoding adenosine deaminase; protein product: MPTIRDDETPNATGIPSSARRTDITPPPTLAVTEELLHALPKTDLHCHLDGSMRLKTILELAEQQKIKLMADTEDGLAKAIHMGQVCKSLEEYLVAFDVTLSVLQTAESLYRAAYELAVDAAAENVRWLEVRYSPALHLQKGLKMTTVIDSVLEGLRAAKKETGIKCAVIVCGIRHINPQTSMRLAELSVAYKNRGVVGFDLAGAEASFPAKDHLDAFRLILKNNVNCTAHAGEAFGPESISQAIHSLGAHRIGHGTRLREDGDLLNYVNDHRIPMEVCPSSNVQTGAVSSLESHPLKFYFDYGLRVTINTDNRLITDTTVTKELWLAHRNLGLSLEDLTTIIVSGFKSSFLPFREKQDMLRQVNQEIATTLAAFEKRPVAAMRQPA